A window of the Mauremys reevesii isolate NIE-2019 linkage group 26, ASM1616193v1, whole genome shotgun sequence genome harbors these coding sequences:
- the UHRF1 gene encoding E3 ubiquitin-protein ligase UHRF1 isoform X1, with product MWIQVRTMDGKETHRVDSLSKLTKVEELRLRIHEVFGDGVEPDRQRLFYRGKQMEDGHSLFDYNVGLNDIVQLLVRQSPAMLPTVNKEKDLELSDTDSGCGSGQSESDKNSNNGEGAIELECQPSTVAQADWVDPGFGLYKINEFVDARDMNMGAWFEAQIVNVTRKEKAANESSDSDTESELQSTAAEEDILYHVKYEDYPENGVVELSSKDVRTRARTVLKWHQLEVGEVVMVNYNPDEPKERGFWYDAEILRKRETRMNKEMYAKILLGDAGDSLNDCKIIFVDEIYKIEEPGSVSPASTSPLKRQSGPVCKHCKDNPNKTCRMCACHVCGGKQDPDKQLMCDECDMAFHIYCLNPPLSSIPDDEDWYCPECRNDASEVVLAGEKLKESKKKAKMASANSSSQRDWGKGMACVGRTRECTIVPSNHYGPIPGVPVGTMWKFRVQVSESGVHRPHVAGIHGRSNDGAYSLVLAGGYEDDIDHGNSFTYTGSGGRDLSGNKRTAEQSCDQKLTNMNRALALNCSAPINDKDGAEAKDWRAGKPVRVVRNVKGGKHSKYAPREGNRYDGIYKVVKYWPETGKSGFLVWRYLLRRDDEEPAPWTKEGKDRMKKLGLTMQYPEGYLEAVANKDKEKENKRGDEECETPGKGKRKRKSAGDEIKLPTSPRGTPKKTKVEPYKLTSQQKALIKGDESNEKLWNEVLEALKDGPKFLNKVEETFLCICCQEVVFRPVTTVCQHNVCKDCLDRSFRADVYSCPACRYDLGKNYTMQVNETLQALLTQLFPGYGNGR from the exons ATGTGGATCCAGGTGCGCACCATGGATGGCAAGGAGACCCACCGGGTGGACTCGCTCTCCAAACTCACCAAGGTGGAGGAGCTGCGGCTGAGGATACACGAGGTGTTCGGCGATGGCGTGGAACCTGACAGGCAGAGGCTCTTCTACCGGGGCAAACAG ATGGAAGATGGTCACTCCCTCTTTGACTACAATGTTGGATTGAATGATATTGTTCAGCTGCTTGTAAGACAGAGCCCCGCTATGCTTCCTACTGTTAATAAAGAGAAGGACTTGGAACTCTCGGATACAGACTCTGGCTGCGGCTCAGGCCAAAGTGAGTCTGATAAGAACTCCAACAATGGCGAGGGTGCAATAGAGTTGGAGTGTCAGCCTAGTACAGTAGCACAGGCTGACTGGGTTGATCCAGGATTTGGACTCTATAAG ATCAACGAGTTTGTAGATGCTCGGGATATGAACATGGGAGCATGGTTTGAAGCCCAGATTGTAAATGTGACCAGGAAAGAGAAGGCAGCAAATGAATCAAGTGATAGTGATACAGAGTCTGAACTGCAATCAACTGCTGCTGAAGAAGATATCCTATATCATGTGAAATATGAAGA cTACCCAGAAAATGGAGTTGTAGAACTGAGTTCAAAAGATGTACGTACTCGAGCACGGACTGTTTTGAAGTGGCACCAACTAGAAGTAGGGGAAGTGGTGATGGTCAACTATAATCCCGATGAACCAAAAGAGAGAGGTTTTTGGTATGATGCAGAGATTCTGCGAAAACGGGAAACCAGAATGAACAAGGAGATGTATGCAAAGATACTGCTTGG GGATGCTGGTGATTCCTTGAATGACTGCAAAATTATCTTTGTGGATGAAATTTACAAAATTGAAGAACCTGGAAGTGTTAGTCCAGCTAGCACCAGCCCCTTAAAAA GGCAGAGTGGGCCAGTGTGTAAACATTGTAAAGATAACCCAAACAAGACCTGCAGGATGTGTGCCTGTCATGTGTGTGGAGGTAAACAGGATCCAGATAAACAGCTAATGTGTGATGAGTGTGACATGGCTTTCCATATCTACTGCCTCAACCCTCCCCTTAGTAGCATACCGGATGATGAGGACTG GTATTGCCCTGAATGTCGGAATGATGCaagtgaagtggttttagcaggaGAGAAGTTAAAAGAAAGTAAAAAGAAGGCAAAGATGGCATCTGCTAATTCATCCTCTCAGAGAGACTGGGGCAAG GGTATGGCATGTGTGGGTCGCACAAGGGAATGTACCATTGTCCCCTCTAACCACTATGGACCAATTCCTGGGGTTCCAGTTGGCACCATGTGGAAATTCAGAGTCCAG GTGAGTGAATCTGGTGTTCACAGGCCCCATGTAGCAGGTATACATGGCAGGAGCAATGATGGTGCTTACTCCCTGGTCCTGGCAGGAGGTTATGAAGACGATATA GATCATGGAAATTCTTTCACTTACACGGGGAGTGGAGGTCGCGATCTTTCTGGAAACAAACGTACGGCAGAACAATCTTGTGATCAAAAACTCACCAACATGAACAG AGCTCTGGCTCTGAACTGCAGTGCCCCCATCAATGATAAAGATGGCGCAGAGGCCAAGGACTGGAGAGCTGGGAAGCCAGTCAGAGTGGTGAGGAATGTAAAGGGAGGCAAACACAGCAAATATGCTCCTCGAGAGGGAAACAGATATGATGGAATATACAAG GTTGTGAAATACTGGCCTGAGACGGGGAAATCTGGCTTTTTAGTGTGGCGTTACCTACTTAGGAGGGATGATGAGGAGCCTGCCCCCTGGACCAAGGAAGGGAAGGACAGGATGAAAAAGCTTGGCCTAACAATGCAG tatcctgAGGGGTATTTGGAAGCTGTTGCAAACAAAGATAAGGAGAAAGAAAATAAGAGAGGTGATGAAGAGTGTGAAACACCAGGgaagggaaagaggaaaaggaaatcaGCAG GTGATGAGATAAAGCTCCCCACCTCCCCTAGAGGGACTCCAAAAAAGACTAAAGTTGAGCCATACAAGCTGACATCCCAGCAAAAGGCTCTTATTAAAGGTGATGAATCCAATGAAAAACTATGGAATGAAGTACTAGAAGCTCTCAAAGATGGACCG AAATTCCTGAATAAAGTGGAAGAAACCTTCCTGTGTATTTGCTGTCAGGAGGTGGTATTTCGGCCAGTCACAACAGTGTGCCAGCATAATGTGTGTAAA GATTGTTTGGATCGATCCTTCAGAGCAGACGTGTATAGTTGTCCAGCTTGTCGCTATGATCTTGGCAAAAACTATACTATGCAGGTGAATGAAACGCTGCAGGCCCTTCTAACTCAGCTCTTCCCTGGTTATGGCAATGGACGATGA
- the UHRF1 gene encoding E3 ubiquitin-protein ligase UHRF1 isoform X3 codes for MWIQVRTMDGKETHRVDSLSKLTKVEELRLRIHEVFGDGVEPDRQRLFYRGKQMEDGHSLFDYNVGLNDIVQLLVRQSPAMLPTVNKEKDLELSDTDSGCGSGQSESDKNSNNGEGAIELECQPSTVAQADWVDPGFGLYKINEFVDARDMNMGAWFEAQIVNVTRKEKAANESSDSDTESELQSTAAEEDILYHVKYEDYPENGVVELSSKDVRTRARTVLKWHQLEVGEVVMVNYNPDEPKERGFWYDAEILRKRETRMNKEMYAKILLGDAGDSLNDCKIIFVDEIYKIEEPGSVSPASTSPLKRQSGPVCKHCKDNPNKTCRMCACHVCGGKQDPDKQLMCDECDMAFHIYCLNPPLSSIPDDEDWYCPECRNDASEVVLAGEKLKESKKKAKMASANSSSQRDWGKGMACVGRTRECTIVPSNHYGPIPGVPVGTMWKFRVQVSESGVHRPHVAGIHGRSNDGAYSLVLAGGYEDDIDHGNSFTYTGSGGRDLSGNKRTAEQSCDQKLTNMNRALALNCSAPINDKDGAEAKDWRAGKPVRVVRNVKGGKHSKYAPREGNRYDGIYKVVKYWPETGKSGFLVWRYLLRRDDEEPAPWTKEGKDRMKKLGLTMQYPEGYLEAVANKDKEKENKRGDEECETPGKGKRKRKSAGDEIKLPTSPRGTPKKTKVEPYKLTSQQKALIKGDESNEKLWNEVLEALKDGPKFLNKVEETFLCICCQEVVFRPVTTVCQHNVCKDCLDRSFRADVYSCPACRYDLGKNYTMQLLLLRP; via the exons ATGTGGATCCAGGTGCGCACCATGGATGGCAAGGAGACCCACCGGGTGGACTCGCTCTCCAAACTCACCAAGGTGGAGGAGCTGCGGCTGAGGATACACGAGGTGTTCGGCGATGGCGTGGAACCTGACAGGCAGAGGCTCTTCTACCGGGGCAAACAG ATGGAAGATGGTCACTCCCTCTTTGACTACAATGTTGGATTGAATGATATTGTTCAGCTGCTTGTAAGACAGAGCCCCGCTATGCTTCCTACTGTTAATAAAGAGAAGGACTTGGAACTCTCGGATACAGACTCTGGCTGCGGCTCAGGCCAAAGTGAGTCTGATAAGAACTCCAACAATGGCGAGGGTGCAATAGAGTTGGAGTGTCAGCCTAGTACAGTAGCACAGGCTGACTGGGTTGATCCAGGATTTGGACTCTATAAG ATCAACGAGTTTGTAGATGCTCGGGATATGAACATGGGAGCATGGTTTGAAGCCCAGATTGTAAATGTGACCAGGAAAGAGAAGGCAGCAAATGAATCAAGTGATAGTGATACAGAGTCTGAACTGCAATCAACTGCTGCTGAAGAAGATATCCTATATCATGTGAAATATGAAGA cTACCCAGAAAATGGAGTTGTAGAACTGAGTTCAAAAGATGTACGTACTCGAGCACGGACTGTTTTGAAGTGGCACCAACTAGAAGTAGGGGAAGTGGTGATGGTCAACTATAATCCCGATGAACCAAAAGAGAGAGGTTTTTGGTATGATGCAGAGATTCTGCGAAAACGGGAAACCAGAATGAACAAGGAGATGTATGCAAAGATACTGCTTGG GGATGCTGGTGATTCCTTGAATGACTGCAAAATTATCTTTGTGGATGAAATTTACAAAATTGAAGAACCTGGAAGTGTTAGTCCAGCTAGCACCAGCCCCTTAAAAA GGCAGAGTGGGCCAGTGTGTAAACATTGTAAAGATAACCCAAACAAGACCTGCAGGATGTGTGCCTGTCATGTGTGTGGAGGTAAACAGGATCCAGATAAACAGCTAATGTGTGATGAGTGTGACATGGCTTTCCATATCTACTGCCTCAACCCTCCCCTTAGTAGCATACCGGATGATGAGGACTG GTATTGCCCTGAATGTCGGAATGATGCaagtgaagtggttttagcaggaGAGAAGTTAAAAGAAAGTAAAAAGAAGGCAAAGATGGCATCTGCTAATTCATCCTCTCAGAGAGACTGGGGCAAG GGTATGGCATGTGTGGGTCGCACAAGGGAATGTACCATTGTCCCCTCTAACCACTATGGACCAATTCCTGGGGTTCCAGTTGGCACCATGTGGAAATTCAGAGTCCAG GTGAGTGAATCTGGTGTTCACAGGCCCCATGTAGCAGGTATACATGGCAGGAGCAATGATGGTGCTTACTCCCTGGTCCTGGCAGGAGGTTATGAAGACGATATA GATCATGGAAATTCTTTCACTTACACGGGGAGTGGAGGTCGCGATCTTTCTGGAAACAAACGTACGGCAGAACAATCTTGTGATCAAAAACTCACCAACATGAACAG AGCTCTGGCTCTGAACTGCAGTGCCCCCATCAATGATAAAGATGGCGCAGAGGCCAAGGACTGGAGAGCTGGGAAGCCAGTCAGAGTGGTGAGGAATGTAAAGGGAGGCAAACACAGCAAATATGCTCCTCGAGAGGGAAACAGATATGATGGAATATACAAG GTTGTGAAATACTGGCCTGAGACGGGGAAATCTGGCTTTTTAGTGTGGCGTTACCTACTTAGGAGGGATGATGAGGAGCCTGCCCCCTGGACCAAGGAAGGGAAGGACAGGATGAAAAAGCTTGGCCTAACAATGCAG tatcctgAGGGGTATTTGGAAGCTGTTGCAAACAAAGATAAGGAGAAAGAAAATAAGAGAGGTGATGAAGAGTGTGAAACACCAGGgaagggaaagaggaaaaggaaatcaGCAG GTGATGAGATAAAGCTCCCCACCTCCCCTAGAGGGACTCCAAAAAAGACTAAAGTTGAGCCATACAAGCTGACATCCCAGCAAAAGGCTCTTATTAAAGGTGATGAATCCAATGAAAAACTATGGAATGAAGTACTAGAAGCTCTCAAAGATGGACCG AAATTCCTGAATAAAGTGGAAGAAACCTTCCTGTGTATTTGCTGTCAGGAGGTGGTATTTCGGCCAGTCACAACAGTGTGCCAGCATAATGTGTGTAAA GATTGTTTGGATCGATCCTTCAGAGCAGACGTGTATAGTTGTCCAGCTTGTCGCTATGATCTTGGCAAAAACTATACTATGCAG
- the UHRF1 gene encoding E3 ubiquitin-protein ligase UHRF1 isoform X2, with the protein MWIQVRTMDGKETHRVDSLSKLTKVEELRLRIHEVFGDGVEPDRQRLFYRGKQMEDGHSLFDYNVGLNDIVQLLVRQSPAMLPTVNKEKDLELSDTDSGCGSGQSESDKNSNNGEGAIELECQPSTVAQADWVDPGFGLYKINEFVDARDMNMGAWFEAQIVNVTRKEKAANESSDSDTESELQSTAAEEDILYHVKYEDYPENGVVELSSKDVRTRARTVLKWHQLEVGEVVMVNYNPDEPKERGFWYDAEILRKRETRMNKEMYAKILLGDAGDSLNDCKIIFVDEIYKIEEPGSVSPASTSPLKRQSGPVCKHCKDNPNKTCRMCACHVCGGKQDPDKQLMCDECDMAFHIYCLNPPLSSIPDDEDWYCPECRNDASEVVLAGEKLKESKKKAKMASANSSSQRDWGKGMACVGRTRECTIVPSNHYGPIPGVPVGTMWKFRVQVSESGVHRPHVAGIHGRSNDGAYSLVLAGGYEDDIDHGNSFTYTGSGGRDLSGNKRTAEQSCDQKLTNMNRALALNCSAPINDKDGAEAKDWRAGKPVRVVRNVKGGKHSKYAPREGNRYDGIYKVVKYWPETGKSGFLVWRYLLRRDDEEPAPWTKEGKDRMKKLGLTMQYPEGYLEAVANKDKEKENKRGDEECETPGKGKRKRKSAGDEIKLPTSPRGTPKKTKVEPYKLTSQQKALIKGDESNEKLWNEVLEALKDGPKFLNKVEETFLCICCQEVVFRPVTTVCQHNVCKDCLDRSFRADVYSCPACRYDLGKNYTMQIQHKSWD; encoded by the exons ATGTGGATCCAGGTGCGCACCATGGATGGCAAGGAGACCCACCGGGTGGACTCGCTCTCCAAACTCACCAAGGTGGAGGAGCTGCGGCTGAGGATACACGAGGTGTTCGGCGATGGCGTGGAACCTGACAGGCAGAGGCTCTTCTACCGGGGCAAACAG ATGGAAGATGGTCACTCCCTCTTTGACTACAATGTTGGATTGAATGATATTGTTCAGCTGCTTGTAAGACAGAGCCCCGCTATGCTTCCTACTGTTAATAAAGAGAAGGACTTGGAACTCTCGGATACAGACTCTGGCTGCGGCTCAGGCCAAAGTGAGTCTGATAAGAACTCCAACAATGGCGAGGGTGCAATAGAGTTGGAGTGTCAGCCTAGTACAGTAGCACAGGCTGACTGGGTTGATCCAGGATTTGGACTCTATAAG ATCAACGAGTTTGTAGATGCTCGGGATATGAACATGGGAGCATGGTTTGAAGCCCAGATTGTAAATGTGACCAGGAAAGAGAAGGCAGCAAATGAATCAAGTGATAGTGATACAGAGTCTGAACTGCAATCAACTGCTGCTGAAGAAGATATCCTATATCATGTGAAATATGAAGA cTACCCAGAAAATGGAGTTGTAGAACTGAGTTCAAAAGATGTACGTACTCGAGCACGGACTGTTTTGAAGTGGCACCAACTAGAAGTAGGGGAAGTGGTGATGGTCAACTATAATCCCGATGAACCAAAAGAGAGAGGTTTTTGGTATGATGCAGAGATTCTGCGAAAACGGGAAACCAGAATGAACAAGGAGATGTATGCAAAGATACTGCTTGG GGATGCTGGTGATTCCTTGAATGACTGCAAAATTATCTTTGTGGATGAAATTTACAAAATTGAAGAACCTGGAAGTGTTAGTCCAGCTAGCACCAGCCCCTTAAAAA GGCAGAGTGGGCCAGTGTGTAAACATTGTAAAGATAACCCAAACAAGACCTGCAGGATGTGTGCCTGTCATGTGTGTGGAGGTAAACAGGATCCAGATAAACAGCTAATGTGTGATGAGTGTGACATGGCTTTCCATATCTACTGCCTCAACCCTCCCCTTAGTAGCATACCGGATGATGAGGACTG GTATTGCCCTGAATGTCGGAATGATGCaagtgaagtggttttagcaggaGAGAAGTTAAAAGAAAGTAAAAAGAAGGCAAAGATGGCATCTGCTAATTCATCCTCTCAGAGAGACTGGGGCAAG GGTATGGCATGTGTGGGTCGCACAAGGGAATGTACCATTGTCCCCTCTAACCACTATGGACCAATTCCTGGGGTTCCAGTTGGCACCATGTGGAAATTCAGAGTCCAG GTGAGTGAATCTGGTGTTCACAGGCCCCATGTAGCAGGTATACATGGCAGGAGCAATGATGGTGCTTACTCCCTGGTCCTGGCAGGAGGTTATGAAGACGATATA GATCATGGAAATTCTTTCACTTACACGGGGAGTGGAGGTCGCGATCTTTCTGGAAACAAACGTACGGCAGAACAATCTTGTGATCAAAAACTCACCAACATGAACAG AGCTCTGGCTCTGAACTGCAGTGCCCCCATCAATGATAAAGATGGCGCAGAGGCCAAGGACTGGAGAGCTGGGAAGCCAGTCAGAGTGGTGAGGAATGTAAAGGGAGGCAAACACAGCAAATATGCTCCTCGAGAGGGAAACAGATATGATGGAATATACAAG GTTGTGAAATACTGGCCTGAGACGGGGAAATCTGGCTTTTTAGTGTGGCGTTACCTACTTAGGAGGGATGATGAGGAGCCTGCCCCCTGGACCAAGGAAGGGAAGGACAGGATGAAAAAGCTTGGCCTAACAATGCAG tatcctgAGGGGTATTTGGAAGCTGTTGCAAACAAAGATAAGGAGAAAGAAAATAAGAGAGGTGATGAAGAGTGTGAAACACCAGGgaagggaaagaggaaaaggaaatcaGCAG GTGATGAGATAAAGCTCCCCACCTCCCCTAGAGGGACTCCAAAAAAGACTAAAGTTGAGCCATACAAGCTGACATCCCAGCAAAAGGCTCTTATTAAAGGTGATGAATCCAATGAAAAACTATGGAATGAAGTACTAGAAGCTCTCAAAGATGGACCG AAATTCCTGAATAAAGTGGAAGAAACCTTCCTGTGTATTTGCTGTCAGGAGGTGGTATTTCGGCCAGTCACAACAGTGTGCCAGCATAATGTGTGTAAA GATTGTTTGGATCGATCCTTCAGAGCAGACGTGTATAGTTGTCCAGCTTGTCGCTATGATCTTGGCAAAAACTATACTATGCAG ATTCAGCACAAATCATGGGACTGA